A part of Leptospira yasudae genomic DNA contains:
- a CDS encoding rhodanese codes for MNRILGIFGIVLALAGFLGSSCKPNEKKNNDTILLALAGIAATSVKVNSAAELAVESNDNYDNNEYGLVTATTIKRWRSDWANQKPAAITGNLIILQSTQGATVGQEFIKPTSGVYVYDWPNGGGTDINFRQRRNNGLFENVQTGLPDGARTDAFLKLYRIDLSKDLVVFASGKDTGAGTTASPKGSTYQTLGRGLYWLRYWGADAKHVAVLDGPIDTQFSAAELTAVGTESSPPNDGTFSVKSFRTVDNSVLVQPVENIIKIVRNPNSHGVSGLTSSVFIADARHNTTSTEREFVGTTDGTGANEIESGKKALTEGHLKGAFFAPWLQVVDQTTGRFKSKAAIAALWSNPSGWGHAENGSVSGYQQGQTYLHYCRTNARSMVTGLSTFVILGRPSVFYENSFIEWNGLSANHPDPTKRTLPAGSPFATDTVDLTVSTGGSGGGPTFNTTNAANYKTVINPNATTSRQTLIDDWNYKIQ; via the coding sequence ATGAATCGCATACTTGGTATATTCGGAATTGTGCTGGCTTTAGCGGGGTTTCTCGGATCCTCCTGTAAGCCCAACGAAAAGAAGAATAACGATACTATTCTTCTCGCGCTCGCGGGAATCGCCGCAACTTCAGTGAAGGTAAACTCGGCCGCCGAACTTGCCGTTGAATCGAACGACAATTACGATAACAACGAATACGGTTTAGTTACCGCAACTACGATCAAACGCTGGAGAAGCGATTGGGCGAACCAAAAGCCCGCCGCTATCACGGGGAATTTGATCATTCTCCAATCCACACAAGGAGCCACCGTAGGTCAGGAATTTATTAAACCGACATCGGGAGTCTATGTCTACGACTGGCCGAACGGAGGCGGAACCGACATCAACTTCAGACAAAGACGCAACAACGGTTTATTCGAAAACGTTCAAACGGGACTTCCCGATGGAGCGAGAACGGACGCTTTCTTAAAACTCTACCGCATCGACCTTTCCAAAGACTTGGTCGTCTTCGCATCTGGTAAAGATACAGGAGCGGGTACGACTGCAAGTCCGAAAGGTTCCACGTATCAAACTCTGGGAAGAGGGTTGTATTGGCTTCGATACTGGGGTGCGGATGCGAAACACGTCGCGGTCTTAGACGGTCCGATCGATACGCAATTCTCTGCAGCCGAGTTGACCGCGGTCGGAACGGAAAGTTCTCCTCCGAACGACGGAACCTTCTCGGTTAAATCTTTCCGCACCGTCGACAACTCCGTTCTGGTTCAACCGGTCGAGAACATCATCAAGATCGTTCGCAATCCGAATTCTCACGGAGTAAGCGGCCTTACCTCTTCCGTGTTTATCGCGGACGCAAGACACAACACTACTTCGACGGAAAGAGAGTTCGTGGGAACGACGGATGGAACGGGCGCGAACGAAATCGAGAGCGGTAAGAAAGCTCTTACCGAAGGTCACCTCAAAGGCGCGTTCTTCGCTCCTTGGCTTCAGGTCGTCGATCAAACGACGGGACGATTCAAATCCAAGGCAGCGATCGCCGCACTTTGGTCCAATCCTTCCGGCTGGGGACACGCGGAGAACGGTTCCGTTTCCGGCTATCAACAAGGCCAAACCTATCTTCACTATTGCCGCACGAACGCAAGATCGATGGTTACCGGTCTGTCCACGTTCGTGATCTTAGGAAGACCGAGCGTGTTCTATGAGAATTCCTTTATAGAGTGGAACGGACTTTCGGCGAACCATCCCGATCCGACGAAACGAACCCTTCCGGCCGGTTCTCCGTTTGCGACCGATACGGTCGATCTTACCGTAAGCACGGGAGGAAGCGGCGGCGGACCTACGTTCAACACCACGAACGCGGCGAATTACAAAACAGTCATCAATCCGAACGCGACGACCTCGCGTCAGACTCTGATCGACGACTGGAATTACAAGATCCAATAA
- a CDS encoding DNA-methyltransferase yields the protein MKRTIHKILHRDSRETFPIESESVDLILTSPPYPMIEMWDDLFFGFSSEIKETFATDPLLSYERMHNELDKVWKESFRVLKDGGFLVINVGDATRNTAFGFRIFMNHARILQGCNAIGFQSLPGILWRKQTNSPNKFMGSGMLPAGAYVTLEHEHILIFRKNNKRKFPSKADKLARAESAFFWEERNSWFTDVWDFKGKKQGLSSLAGRERSAAYPLELANRIILMYSLKGDLVLDPFLGTGTTVWAALGNCRNSIGFELDSTVLLDRFSDLQALSEELNVLVEKRKINHDRFVQSRLDEGKALLHFNQNLQTPVVTKQEKFLNLERISRLFRNDADEIEAEYAPLLQTVAPPQLDPAPAVQP from the coding sequence ATGAAACGGACGATCCACAAAATTCTCCATAGGGACTCGAGGGAAACGTTCCCCATCGAATCCGAAAGCGTGGATCTGATCCTGACCTCTCCTCCGTATCCGATGATCGAAATGTGGGACGATCTGTTTTTCGGTTTTTCCTCCGAAATCAAAGAAACGTTCGCAACCGATCCACTTCTTTCCTACGAAAGAATGCATAACGAGCTCGATAAGGTTTGGAAAGAATCCTTCCGCGTTTTGAAGGACGGAGGATTTCTCGTGATCAACGTCGGCGACGCCACCCGAAACACAGCGTTCGGCTTCCGTATTTTTATGAATCACGCGAGAATTCTCCAGGGATGCAACGCGATCGGTTTCCAAAGTCTTCCCGGAATTCTTTGGAGAAAACAGACGAATTCTCCCAATAAGTTTATGGGTTCGGGAATGCTTCCGGCGGGCGCGTATGTGACCTTAGAACATGAGCATATTCTAATATTCAGAAAAAACAATAAACGGAAATTTCCGTCCAAAGCGGACAAACTTGCCCGCGCGGAAAGCGCGTTTTTTTGGGAAGAACGGAACTCCTGGTTTACGGACGTCTGGGATTTCAAGGGCAAAAAACAGGGTTTGAGTTCGTTGGCGGGTCGTGAAAGAAGCGCCGCATATCCGTTGGAACTTGCAAATCGAATCATTCTGATGTATTCCCTCAAAGGCGATCTCGTTTTGGATCCGTTTCTCGGAACGGGCACGACCGTTTGGGCGGCGCTTGGAAATTGCAGAAATTCGATCGGCTTCGAATTGGATTCCACTGTCCTGCTGGATCGTTTCAGCGATCTCCAAGCCCTTTCCGAAGAACTCAACGTCTTAGTCGAAAAAAGAAAAATCAATCACGATCGTTTCGTGCAAAGCAGACTAGACGAAGGAAAAGCGCTGCTCCATTTCAATCAAAATCTGCAAACTCCTGTCGTTACAAAACAGGAAAAGTTCTTAAATCTGGAAAGAATCTCCCGGCTTTTCCGCAACGATGCGGACGAGATCGAAGCGGAATATGCGCCCCTTCTTCAAACGGTTGCTCCTCCGCAACTGGATCCCGCACCGGCCGTACAGCCGTAG
- a CDS encoding multiheme c-type cytochrome, with protein sequence MESHWKRPLAEQGQPPSTFSELEKSLSPRDCGTCHKEQFEKWNVSPHSKATGPGLRWQLKRLGPEASQACFSCHSPLAETRSYWNRSAFGIANDLEPIQTYLKSGEEKNGILCASCHVRNHVRYGPPSRNSVPPRSYSAHGGYEVRNEFESSEFCVSCHDSPESGKKLNGKRMMETFQEWKQSRFAKEQITCQNCHMPNRLHEWKGIHDPETTRKAVSSSLDVRREGEEWRLSASLKNTGAGHKFPTYSVPKIFLTLSWVRNGKPFRILSEKTIGRVTDIDLEHEFEDTRLSPGEEVVLQESITHSAFKKGDEILFSAVVEPDEFYVRMFQWNADQKKEFQIGDDEAKHLDEALQKVKSTRYVLLEKRFKLPL encoded by the coding sequence TTGGAATCCCACTGGAAGAGGCCTCTCGCAGAACAAGGACAACCGCCTTCCACCTTTTCCGAGTTGGAAAAGAGTTTAAGTCCGCGGGATTGCGGAACCTGTCACAAGGAGCAGTTCGAAAAATGGAATGTTAGTCCGCATTCCAAGGCGACCGGTCCCGGTTTGCGATGGCAGTTGAAACGACTCGGGCCGGAAGCTTCGCAAGCTTGCTTTTCCTGTCATTCTCCGTTAGCCGAAACAAGGAGTTATTGGAATCGATCTGCGTTCGGGATTGCGAACGATCTCGAACCGATTCAGACGTATTTAAAATCGGGCGAAGAGAAGAACGGAATTCTTTGCGCTTCTTGCCACGTCCGCAATCACGTTCGTTACGGTCCCCCTTCCCGGAATTCCGTTCCGCCGCGTTCTTACTCAGCACACGGAGGTTACGAGGTTCGAAACGAATTCGAAAGTTCCGAGTTCTGCGTATCTTGTCACGATTCTCCCGAGTCCGGAAAAAAATTAAACGGAAAACGGATGATGGAAACGTTTCAAGAATGGAAACAAAGCCGGTTCGCGAAAGAACAAATCACATGCCAAAATTGTCATATGCCGAATCGCTTGCACGAATGGAAAGGGATTCACGATCCGGAAACGACGAGAAAAGCGGTTTCTTCATCCCTCGACGTTCGGCGAGAAGGGGAAGAATGGAGATTGAGCGCGTCCTTAAAAAACACAGGCGCCGGTCATAAGTTTCCCACGTATTCCGTTCCTAAAATTTTTTTGACTCTTTCCTGGGTTCGGAATGGAAAACCGTTTCGGATTCTTTCTGAAAAGACGATCGGAAGAGTCACCGACATCGATCTGGAACACGAGTTCGAGGATACGAGGCTTTCCCCCGGAGAAGAGGTCGTTTTGCAAGAGAGCATAACGCATTCCGCATTCAAGAAAGGAGACGAGATTCTTTTTTCAGCGGTCGTGGAGCCGGACGAGTTTTATGTTCGGATGTTTCAGTGGAATGCGGATCAGAAAAAGGAATTTCAGATCGGGGACGACGAAGCGAAACATCTGGACGAGGCCTTGCAAAAAGTGAAATCTACTCGGTATGTGTTGCTCGAAAAACGATTTAAACTTCCTCTTTGA
- a CDS encoding DUF4395 domain-containing protein: MIKLGSFPDSVNEYAARSVAGLVFFLTIATVLTQSIWLNLALLYGFTARVLYGPKFSLFAKIAIHGIVPLLGLGNRETAGPPKRFAQSIGFLFSLTSLILLLQGQILAFQIVLGILIFFSGLESFVGFCAGCFVFGYLMRWGIIPQEVCEKCNNLTFPSKQS, from the coding sequence ATGATTAAACTAGGTAGTTTTCCCGATTCGGTCAATGAATATGCCGCGAGATCGGTCGCCGGACTTGTATTTTTTCTGACGATCGCGACCGTATTGACGCAATCGATTTGGTTGAATCTCGCGTTGCTCTACGGATTTACGGCGAGAGTTTTATACGGCCCGAAATTTTCTCTCTTTGCGAAGATCGCGATTCATGGTATCGTTCCCTTATTGGGTTTGGGAAACCGTGAAACCGCAGGACCGCCGAAACGTTTTGCGCAGTCGATCGGATTTCTGTTTAGCCTAACGTCTCTGATTCTGCTCTTACAGGGACAGATTCTTGCGTTTCAAATCGTACTCGGAATTCTGATATTCTTTTCCGGTTTGGAATCCTTTGTCGGTTTTTGCGCCGGTTGTTTCGTTTTCGGTTATTTGATGCGATGGGGAATTATACCGCAGGAAGTCTGCGAAAAATGCAACAATCTCACCTTTCCATCGAAACAATCCTGA
- the arsS gene encoding arsenosugar biosynthesis radical SAM (seleno)protein ArsS (Some members of this family are selenoproteins.), with product MKSLQSRGSELVSPEKQFEILEEVFKRKNLPSFTDRLIESGVGELRPVTTEIFQMNLGKLCNQTCKHCHVDAGPDRKEIMSKEIMLHCLSVLAVSPISTVDITGGAPEMNPEFRWLVSELRSLGKKVMVRCNLTILLAGERYKDLPQFYADQKVEVVSSLPYFEKRRTDAQRGDGVFDRSIEALKRLNAVGYGDPDSGLVLNLVYNPAGAFLPGGQATLEREFKISLQKQFGIRFNSLFTITNMPISRYLEYLIESGNLDGYMEKLVTSYNPIAAQGVMCRNTFSVGCDGTLYDCDFNQMLDMKLEGSVQNIRDYDAGALEKRKIRVHEHCYGCTAGAGSSCGGATV from the coding sequence TTGAAATCCCTTCAGTCCAGAGGAAGCGAACTCGTTTCTCCCGAAAAACAGTTCGAAATCTTAGAGGAAGTTTTTAAACGGAAGAATCTTCCTTCTTTTACGGATCGTCTGATCGAATCGGGAGTCGGAGAGTTGCGTCCGGTGACGACCGAAATCTTTCAGATGAATCTCGGAAAACTTTGCAATCAAACCTGCAAACATTGTCACGTGGACGCAGGACCGGATCGAAAAGAAATCATGAGTAAGGAGATCATGCTTCATTGTTTGAGTGTTCTTGCCGTAAGTCCGATTTCCACGGTCGATATCACGGGCGGAGCGCCGGAAATGAATCCCGAATTTCGTTGGCTCGTATCCGAACTTAGGAGTCTCGGAAAGAAGGTGATGGTTCGGTGCAATCTTACGATTCTTCTTGCAGGCGAGCGTTATAAGGATCTTCCGCAATTCTACGCGGATCAAAAAGTGGAGGTCGTATCCAGTCTTCCTTACTTTGAAAAAAGAAGAACGGATGCACAGAGAGGGGACGGCGTTTTTGATCGTTCGATCGAAGCACTGAAACGATTGAATGCGGTAGGTTACGGCGATCCCGATTCGGGACTCGTGTTGAATCTCGTCTACAATCCCGCGGGCGCCTTTTTACCCGGGGGACAGGCGACGCTCGAACGCGAATTCAAAATCTCGCTTCAGAAACAATTCGGAATTCGGTTTAATTCTTTATTCACGATTACGAATATGCCGATTTCTAGATATTTGGAATATCTGATCGAAAGCGGAAATCTGGACGGATATATGGAAAAGCTCGTGACTTCCTACAATCCGATCGCGGCTCAGGGAGTAATGTGCAGGAATACGTTCAGCGTAGGTTGCGACGGCACATTGTATGACTGCGATTTCAACCAGATGTTGGATATGAAGTTGGAAGGAAGCGTGCAGAACATACGCGACTACGATGCCGGCGCTCTGGAAAAAAGAAAGATCCGGGTCCACGAACACTGCTACGGCTGTACGGCCGGTGCGGGATCCAGTTGCGGAGGAGCAACCGTTTGA
- a CDS encoding sulfurtransferase, with translation MKHLKTMYYTFLILPVLWGCGGKSSNYDFIPAAFKLHVPIFLKVNTAEELASPSAEDYNQNDFGLITYSTINRWIQDWPNRKPAGVYGKLHIFQVQTGGTGSGQYIFPKAGSGVNVYLVLDADVSFGQTRNNGVIDTETMVPQGSVIDSFVKKYGIDLQTDLVVFAADTPTVSNLQQALRGWYALRYWGAPAKSLAILNGAVSYHASQGNFFTTLFLSPVAGGGKSVQTLWTDNTILQATVADVLHIVKSGNTMFQKVTPIPSKGVFLLDARSAAEYNGVASSTAGPAGKTCATPPCVTPIEGHIKGAVSIPFANLLVDTAVSVQFRTKAEIRTIFSNAGYQSGQTVITYCRTNVRSTVTGFASISILGVPTRYYDGSWIEWGSLATDSRAISDDQKWSNLSAVSPWRTNTAAVTDSLTANPDANVAKYNFTTAQSFARSANNLIDEDKTYLITVGGGGGSSGGGGSGGGGGGGGGNACGG, from the coding sequence ATGAAACATTTAAAAACTATGTATTACACTTTCTTAATTCTTCCGGTGTTGTGGGGCTGCGGCGGAAAAAGCTCGAACTACGACTTTATTCCGGCTGCGTTCAAGCTGCACGTACCGATTTTTTTGAAGGTAAACACCGCCGAGGAACTCGCGAGTCCGTCCGCGGAGGATTATAACCAAAATGATTTCGGTTTGATTACGTATTCAACGATCAATCGCTGGATCCAGGATTGGCCGAACCGCAAACCTGCGGGAGTATACGGAAAACTCCATATCTTTCAGGTGCAGACCGGAGGAACCGGTTCCGGACAATATATTTTTCCCAAGGCCGGAAGCGGCGTGAACGTCTATTTGGTGTTAGACGCGGACGTTTCGTTCGGTCAGACGAGGAACAACGGAGTCATCGATACGGAAACGATGGTTCCTCAAGGGAGCGTGATCGATTCTTTCGTAAAAAAATACGGAATCGATCTGCAAACCGATCTTGTCGTTTTTGCCGCGGACACTCCGACCGTTTCCAATCTTCAACAGGCGTTGAGAGGTTGGTATGCTTTGCGTTATTGGGGCGCTCCCGCGAAGAGTCTGGCGATTTTAAACGGAGCCGTTTCGTATCACGCGTCGCAGGGAAATTTCTTTACGACTTTGTTTCTTTCTCCGGTTGCGGGCGGTGGAAAGAGCGTTCAAACTCTGTGGACGGACAATACGATTTTACAGGCAACGGTTGCGGACGTTCTGCATATCGTAAAGTCGGGGAACACCATGTTTCAAAAGGTGACTCCGATTCCGAGCAAAGGAGTCTTTCTGCTCGATGCGAGATCGGCCGCCGAATACAACGGAGTCGCTTCCAGCACCGCGGGACCTGCCGGTAAAACGTGTGCGACTCCCCCTTGCGTGACTCCGATCGAAGGACATATCAAAGGTGCGGTCAGCATTCCGTTTGCAAACCTTCTCGTAGATACGGCGGTCAGCGTTCAGTTTAGAACGAAGGCCGAGATTCGCACGATCTTTTCGAATGCGGGTTATCAAAGCGGACAAACCGTAATCACATACTGCAGAACCAACGTTCGATCCACGGTTACAGGATTCGCTTCGATTTCCATTTTAGGAGTTCCCACTCGTTACTACGACGGCTCTTGGATCGAATGGGGATCTTTGGCGACGGATTCGCGTGCGATCAGCGACGATCAAAAGTGGTCCAATCTTTCCGCGGTTTCTCCTTGGAGAACGAATACCGCAGCGGTCACCGATAGTTTAACCGCGAATCCCGATGCGAACGTCGCGAAATACAACTTTACGACCGCTCAATCCTTTGCGAGAAGCGCGAACAATCTGATCGACGAAGATAAAACCTACCTGATCACTGTGGGCGGCGGTGGCGGTTCGAGCGGAGGCGGCGGCTCCGGAGGTGGGGGCGGTGGAGGAGGCGGAAACGCTTGCGGCGGATAA
- a CDS encoding arsenosugar biosynthesis-associated peroxidase-like protein codes for MSKESYYVPEDLKKFGNIGEFQPGLAKKFFDYYGDVFAEGALTAREKSLIALAVSHAIQCPYCIDAYTTDTLEKGVSEAGLMEAVHVAAAIRGGASLVHSVQMMNKVKELGM; via the coding sequence ATGTCTAAAGAATCCTATTACGTTCCCGAAGATCTCAAGAAATTCGGAAACATCGGTGAGTTTCAACCCGGTCTTGCGAAAAAATTTTTCGACTACTATGGAGACGTTTTTGCGGAAGGAGCCTTGACCGCGCGTGAAAAGTCCCTGATCGCTTTGGCCGTTTCTCATGCGATTCAATGTCCTTATTGTATCGACGCATATACGACCGATACTTTGGAAAAAGGAGTGAGCGAAGCCGGCTTGATGGAAGCGGTTCACGTTGCGGCGGCGATCCGCGGCGGCGCTTCTCTCGTTCATTCGGTTCAGATGATGAATAAGGTCAAAGAACTGGGAATGTGA
- a CDS encoding sulfurtransferase, producing the protein MKSKSLFYALILLVPTLLWSQKSESWILTPGEAKAILTGSLVLDTRSRSVFYREHINGSRSVTWEEFSVSELPHKGNLLPLDVLKKKLEAYGIRNDQPVLVISETKNNWGEDGRIVWMLRSLGHRNAFLVDGGYSALKQLGVSVSNQGEAQQAGSFKIQFDSNLNATSSEIRSNLKNKRYVFLDTREEREFKGETPYGEARGGHIPGAKHLYYKVLLNEDGILLPSEKISEKIKELGISRDSIVVSYCTGGIRSAWVTAVLRNEGFNAKNYAGSMWEWSSGNEKEYPLTLK; encoded by the coding sequence ATGAAATCCAAATCGCTCTTTTACGCTTTAATACTTCTGGTTCCGACCCTGCTTTGGTCCCAAAAATCCGAATCTTGGATTTTAACTCCGGGAGAAGCGAAGGCGATTCTTACGGGCAGCCTCGTGCTGGACACAAGATCGCGTTCCGTATTTTACAGAGAACATATCAACGGGTCCCGTTCGGTGACTTGGGAAGAATTCTCCGTTTCGGAACTTCCTCACAAAGGAAATCTCCTCCCCCTCGACGTTCTTAAAAAGAAACTCGAAGCCTACGGGATCAGAAACGATCAACCCGTTCTCGTAATCAGCGAAACCAAAAACAATTGGGGTGAAGACGGAAGAATCGTGTGGATGCTGCGTTCGCTCGGACATCGCAACGCGTTTCTTGTCGACGGAGGTTACTCCGCCTTAAAACAGTTAGGCGTCTCCGTTTCCAATCAAGGCGAAGCCCAACAAGCCGGCTCGTTCAAGATTCAATTCGACTCGAATCTGAACGCGACTTCTTCCGAGATCAGATCCAATCTCAAAAACAAACGATACGTCTTTCTGGACACGAGAGAGGAGCGCGAATTCAAAGGCGAAACTCCCTACGGGGAAGCGAGAGGCGGTCATATACCCGGTGCCAAACATCTTTACTACAAGGTTTTGTTAAACGAAGACGGAATTCTTCTTCCCTCCGAGAAGATTTCCGAAAAGATCAAGGAACTTGGGATTTCCAGGGATTCGATCGTCGTTTCCTATTGCACGGGCGGAATTCGCTCCGCTTGGGTGACTGCGGTGTTGCGAAACGAAGGTTTCAACGCTAAAAATTACGCGGGTTCCATGTGGGAATGGTCCTCCGGAAACGAGAAGGAATATCCGCTGACCCTGAAATGA
- a CDS encoding helix-turn-helix domain-containing protein — translation MTSFLGEKIRKRRLELGLSMEKVAQIAQVSRGMLGLIETGKTTPSIAILWKLSKALRTQVAEFLPDVSLHGPKILRKEESKTLALYKDKLIARVLHKDSENHLEVLEIRLAQGSFPLPTWFQKQKVQTVTLIEGEVDLVFAGKKNLLSPGDSAVFLAQDLQEISNPSLTQAVVYWISSTANL, via the coding sequence TTGACCAGTTTTCTGGGTGAGAAAATTCGAAAACGCAGATTGGAATTAGGACTTTCTATGGAGAAGGTCGCCCAGATCGCGCAGGTCAGCCGAGGGATGCTTGGGCTGATCGAGACCGGGAAAACCACCCCGAGCATCGCGATTCTTTGGAAATTGTCCAAGGCGCTTCGTACTCAGGTGGCTGAGTTTTTACCCGACGTTTCCTTGCACGGTCCGAAAATTCTCAGAAAAGAAGAATCCAAAACCCTCGCATTATACAAGGATAAGCTGATTGCACGCGTTCTACATAAGGACTCGGAAAATCATCTGGAAGTGTTGGAAATCCGTTTGGCTCAGGGAAGCTTCCCGCTTCCGACTTGGTTCCAAAAACAAAAGGTGCAAACGGTGACTTTAATCGAAGGAGAGGTCGATCTTGTTTTTGCGGGTAAGAAGAATCTGCTTTCACCGGGTGACAGCGCCGTTTTTCTCGCGCAAGATCTTCAGGAAATTTCGAATCCTTCTTTAACCCAAGCGGTCGTCTATTGGATCAGTTCCACAGCAAATCTTTAA